In Halobacterium noricense, the genomic stretch CGCCGAGCGGGCCGGTTACGAGACGCTCGCTCGCGCCGTCGGCGAGGAAGCCGTCCAGCGCACGCTCGCGGACGCCGAGTGGTCCGAGTAATCAGATTCTGCCGGCCAGCGGCCCCACGTCGGCGTACTCGGCCTGCCAGTACCAGATGAGCGGGACGCCGACCGCGGTCGGCCACAGCCACGCGACGACCTCGGGAGCCATCGAGATGTTGACGACGGACACCGCGGTGACCGTGGCGATGTACGCGCCGACCATCCGCGAGAGGTGGTCGACCAGCCACGTCCGATTCGTACCCCGCCAGTACGCGCGGAGGTCACTCGTTCCGAGCACGCCGCCGATGCCGCCGAAGACGACCATCACGACCCCGAACGAGTCCCCGCTAGCGACGACTATGGCCCCCCACGCGCCGAGCGTGACGCACGCGGCGACGACCGCGACTGCCGCGGCCCAATCCACCGTTTCGGGGCCGTCGCTCGGGTGTTCGCGGGCCAGTACGCGATACCCCGAGAACGCGAAGTAGCCGCTGAACACCGCGACCAGCAAGAGGAACGTGCGGAAGAACGTCGGATCGAGCGCGAACAGCGGGAGCACCGTCGCGACAACGACGGCCATCGCCGCGACGTAGACGCGTCCCGCGCGCCGATGGCGGCGACCGCCCTTCTCGGTCGCGAGGGCGACGCCGCCGGCGACCAGCGCGGCGACACCCGCAGCGATGTGCGTCCAGAGCGCCGCCGTCTCCACCGTCATCGTATCAACTGATGATGAGTTATCAACATAAACGTTCCTGCGGCGGTCCCGACATCGAGCAGGAACTGTTAGAGGAGGACTGACGGCGCTGTCGCTGGGCGGCGAGAAAAAACGGGAAAGAAGTTGTCGCGTTACGACTTCCGGCGCTTGCCGGCGTTCGTGCTCGGGCGCAGGTGCTCGGTGCCCTTGCCACGGTTCTGGAGGCCGCGGGCGCGCTGCCCGGCGCTGGTCTTCCCGTGGAAGACGCGACCCTGCTGGCTCTCGTTGCAGATCCAGTTGAGGTCGTCGTCGTTCTCGATTGCGCCGTGCTCGGGGTCCAGGAGAATCGCTTCGAACCACTTCTGCGAGCCGTCCTCGCCGACCCAGTAGGAGTTCAGCACGCGGAGGTTGACGTACTTCTTCGACGCACGCTCCTCGGCGATGCTCTGGAGGTTCTTCGCGCGACCGATGCGGTTGACGCCCTGCCGCTTCGTGCGGCGGCCAGCCTTGAACCGGGACTTCCGGGCGGTACCCTTCCGGACGCTGACGCGCGCCACGACGACGCCCTGCTTGGCCTTGTAGCCGAGTTCGCGGGCCTTGTCGAGGCGGGTCGGGTGGTCGACGCGGACGATGGCGCCCTGTTTGCGCCAGTCCTGCTTGCGCTGCCACTGGAGCTCGGCGAGCTTCCCGTCGTCGGGGTCCCGCCAGGCTTCCTTGATGTGGGAGTAGAAGCTTCGTGTCATGTGTTGTCCGCGGGCGTTGGGTGGTTCAACCGTCGCCTCGCGGCTGACGCCGCTCGGCCGAAACGAGGTCCGATGGACCTCGCAGGTCACATTCCGTCCTGACTCCCGTCAGGAGCCCGCTGGAGCCCGCTCGCCAGCGAGTTACCCGAGTTTCGTCGTGGCGGGGGTTAAGAACTTCGAATCCCCGCGGTCACTCGACGTCGGACGCCAGGTCGGCGTGCTCGAAGCGCAGCCCGGGGCCGTCCGGCCGTTCGACGAGCGTCGCGCCGTCGAAGTCCTCGGGCACCGAGAACACGACGAGCATCCGGCCGGACTCGCCGGGCGCGGCGGTCACCGCCGACAGTTGCTGCCGGAACTGCTGGCTGGCGTTCTCGAAGCGCTGGTGGCCGTAGTTCGTTCCGTTCACCGACAGTGCGAAGTTCTGGTTCCGCACAACGACCTGCGAGTCGCCCGCGGTCACGTTCAACTGGACGACGACGAACGTCTCCCCCTCGTTTGGCTGGTAGGTGTTGTTCGCGGTCTGGATCTCGTCCTGTACGCGAGCGTCCCACTCCGCGGTCGCGGTGGTGTTCTCCCCGGCAGCCATCGAGAACGCCGTGAACGCCGGCCCCGCGTCGCCGCCACCGCCGCCGACGAACGGCACGAAGCTCAGGACGGTCCCGCC encodes the following:
- a CDS encoding DUF2306 domain-containing protein; this encodes MTVETAALWTHIAAGVAALVAGGVALATEKGGRRHRRAGRVYVAAMAVVVATVLPLFALDPTFFRTFLLLVAVFSGYFAFSGYRVLAREHPSDGPETVDWAAAVAVVAACVTLGAWGAIVVASGDSFGVVMVVFGGIGGVLGTSDLRAYWRGTNRTWLVDHLSRMVGAYIATVTAVSVVNISMAPEVVAWLWPTAVGVPLIWYWQAEYADVGPLAGRI
- a CDS encoding 50S ribosomal protein L15e codes for the protein MTRSFYSHIKEAWRDPDDGKLAELQWQRKQDWRKQGAIVRVDHPTRLDKARELGYKAKQGVVVARVSVRKGTARKSRFKAGRRTKRQGVNRIGRAKNLQSIAEERASKKYVNLRVLNSYWVGEDGSQKWFEAILLDPEHGAIENDDDLNWICNESQQGRVFHGKTSAGQRARGLQNRGKGTEHLRPSTNAGKRRKS